One window of Gloeothece citriformis PCC 7424 genomic DNA carries:
- a CDS encoding bifunctional folylpolyglutamate synthase/dihydrofolate synthase — translation MIIKNLDARLKAYQRFGVQLGLDRIEGLLSALGNPHHQVPIVHVAGTNGKGSVCAYLSSVLTEAGYRVGRYTSPHLIDWTERICLNQTPISTSVLEEILGQVEAAINPNEDSPTQFEIITAAAWLYFAQSQVDIAIMEVGLGGRLDATNVCDHPLVTVITSISREHWQQLGPTVADIAGEKAGILKKGCPAVIGNLPPSAQAVVTSRLQQLNCPVVWPSPAQFIREGWAKYRGNREIEYPLPLLGDIQLMNSAIALATLEFLQEQGFTLSEKAIQSGMGKTRWLGRIQWISWQNKRILIDGAHNPAAAQSLRDYVDSLNKPVTWVIGMLSTKDHEDIFHALLRPGEQLYLVPVVGHSSADPAILATLADKICPNLEVLKPMSDLESGLDIAIKNNPYSEGVIVLCGSLYLLGYFLSLKPNLLKSI, via the coding sequence TTGATAATTAAGAACTTAGACGCACGATTAAAAGCCTATCAACGATTCGGAGTTCAACTCGGATTAGACCGTATTGAAGGGTTATTATCCGCTTTAGGGAATCCTCATCATCAAGTCCCTATCGTTCATGTTGCCGGCACAAATGGGAAGGGTTCAGTGTGTGCTTATTTATCCTCGGTCTTGACAGAGGCCGGTTATCGGGTGGGACGGTATACCTCTCCTCATTTAATCGACTGGACAGAAAGAATTTGTCTCAATCAAACCCCAATTTCTACATCGGTTTTAGAGGAAATTTTAGGGCAAGTTGAAGCCGCTATTAACCCCAATGAAGACAGTCCGACTCAGTTTGAAATTATTACGGCGGCGGCGTGGTTATATTTTGCTCAATCTCAGGTCGATATTGCCATCATGGAAGTAGGTTTAGGAGGACGTTTAGATGCGACCAATGTTTGCGATCATCCTTTAGTGACGGTCATTACCTCTATCAGTCGGGAACATTGGCAACAATTAGGGCCGACGGTGGCGGATATTGCCGGCGAAAAAGCCGGTATTCTTAAAAAAGGTTGTCCGGCAGTGATTGGTAATTTGCCCCCATCTGCTCAGGCCGTGGTCACTTCTCGTCTGCAACAGTTAAACTGTCCGGTAGTTTGGCCTAGTCCGGCGCAATTTATCAGAGAAGGATGGGCAAAATATCGAGGAAATCGAGAAATTGAGTATCCTCTGCCTTTATTAGGAGATATTCAGTTAATGAATTCTGCGATCGCCCTAGCTACCTTAGAATTTTTACAAGAACAAGGGTTTACACTGTCTGAGAAGGCTATACAATCCGGCATGGGGAAAACTCGATGGTTAGGGCGAATTCAATGGATTAGTTGGCAAAATAAACGGATTTTAATAGATGGAGCGCATAATCCGGCTGCTGCCCAAAGTTTACGTGATTATGTAGATAGTCTCAATAAACCCGTTACTTGGGTAATAGGAATGTTATCGACTAAGGATCATGAAGATATTTTTCACGCTTTATTACGTCCTGGGGAGCAATTATATCTTGTGCCGGTTGTCGGTCATTCGAGCGCTGATCCGGCAATTTTAGCGACTTTAGCGGATAAAATTTGTCCAAATTTAGAAGTCTTAAAACCGATGAGTGATCTAGAAAGTGGGTTAGATATTGCCATTAAAAATAATCCCTATTCAGAGGGAGTTATTGTTCTGTGTGGTTCGCTTTATTTATTGGGATATTTTTTGTCTTTAAAACCGAATTTATTGAAATCAATTTAA